CAAGTTGAAGCAGCGCACGCGCTGGGCTTGAGCGGCTTCAAGACGATGCTGCTCATCGTCCTGCCGCAGGCGCTGCGTGCCATCATTCCTGTGCTGGTCGGCCAATTCATCTCCCTGTTCAAAGATACCTCGCTCGTGGTCATCGTCGGCTTGCTGGAACTGCTGGGCATTGCCAAGGCGGTGCTGGCGCAGCCTGACTTCCTGGGCCTGCAGACCGAGGTCTACCTGTTCATCTCTGTGCTGTACGGCATTTTCTGTTATCTGATGTCGGCGGTCAGCCAACGCCTGGAGACGGCGCTGGGCGTGGGCGTGCGCTGAAACGCACACCCCATCAAGGAGTAAGCAAGAGCATGAGTCAAAGCACTGAAGGCACGCACGATCCAATCATTGTCTGTCGGGATGTCCACAAATGGTACGGGCAGTTTCATGTCCTGCGCGGCATCAACATGGAGGTGAGCAAAGGCGAGGTGATTGTCATCTTTGGCCCGTCTGGCTCCGGCAAATCTACCTTCATCCGCACCCTCAACCGCCTGGAGGAGCATCAGCGCGGGCAGATCGCGATAGATGGTGTCGAATTGACTCACGATGTGCGCAATATCGAGCGCATCCGCAGCGACACCGGCATGGTCTTTCAGCAGTTCAATCTGTTTCCCCACCTGACCGTGCTGGACAATGTGGCCCTGGCGCCCGTTTGGGTGCGCCGCTGGCCGCGCGCCAAAGCTGAGGAGACCGCCATGCAGCTGTTGGTGCGCGTCGGCATCCCCGATCAGGCGCGCAAATTCCCCGGCCAACTGTCTGGCGGCCAGCAGCAGCGTGTGGCGATTGCGCGGGCGCTTGCCATGCAGCCCAAGATCATGCTGTTCGACGAACCGACCTCTGCGCTCGACCCGGAGATGATCAAGGAAGTGCTGGATGTGATGGTCGAGCTGGCGCGCAGCGGTATGACCATGTTGGTGGTGACACACGAGATGGGATTTGCGCGGGCCGTTGCCAACCGCATGTTCTTTTTCGACAACGGGCAGATTGTGGAGAGTGGCACGCCCGCGGACATCTTCAATCACCCCACCGAAGACCGCACCAAGCTCTTCCTGTCACAGATTCTGTCACACTGATGGCAGGCACGAGGGATTTACCAGTCATGTTTGTCGCACTGACGCTGGCTGTCCATGTATATTGATCGCCGCCGGCGCAAGCGCCGTTCACCTCTACTCCTCCTGGTAGGCCTGATCTTGCTGGTGGGGGCTGCCTACGCCATCAATCAGCAGACCGGCCTGATCGAGCTGCGCAACCCGTTGGTGCCACCGGAGCCGACCCCCACGCCTACCCGTAGTGCGCTCTCGTTTCTGGCGGACGCCGAATCGTTGTACGCCAACGGCCAGATCGTCGAGGCGAGCGAGGCGTACGCCGCGGTCGCAGCGCTGGAACCGGAGAATGACGAAGCTCTGCGCTGGCAGGCCAAGCTGGAGGCGCTGCGCGGCCATGCTGGCAAGGCCGTCGCGCTGGCGCAAAAGGCGGTGGAGATCAATCCGCAGAGCGCCCAGAATCTGGCCGTTCTCAGTATGGCGCAAGACTGGAACAAGCAGTACGATGAGGCCCTGCAGACCGCGCTGGAGGCGTTGGACAACGACCCTAATCTGGCCGAGGCCCATGCCTACCTGGCGGAGATCTACATTGACAAAGGTATCTGGGCGCTGGCGCTGGAGGCGGCGCAGACGGCCGTCAAGCTCGACGAGAAGAGCATCGAAGGCTGGCGCAACCTGGGCTACGTTCTCGATCAACAGGGACGTCGCGAGGAGGCGCTGACCGCGTATCAAAAAGCGATTGATCTCCACCCCAAGCTAGGCTACCTGTACGTGGGCAAGGGCTGGGTTTACCTGGCTTTGAGCGACTACGAAAAGGCGCTGGCCGAGTTTCAACGCGCGGTGAACGTCAACCCCAAGAGCGCAGATGGCTACGATGCCCTGGGCTGGGGGCATATCCTGGCCGGAGCACCAGATCGGGCGGTGATCTCCCTGGAAAGGGCGCTGCAGGTTGACCCGGAGTATGGGCCGGCCTACGGGCATCTCGCGGTGGCCTACTACCTGCGGCGCAATTACGAGAAGGCGGTTGAGTATTTCGAGCGCGCCATCGCCCTGAACCAGGCCACCACCGAGTATTACTATGAATTGGGCCTGTCCTACCTGTACAAGGAGCCGGAAGACTGCCAGAACGCGGTTCCCTGGCTACGCAAGGCTTTGGACATCAACCCTGAGATTCCGCAGGCGCGGCAGGGCCTGGACTACTGCGCCCGCAAGAAATGAGATGAAGAAGAGGAGACGGTTGGATGAAGTATTTGAAGATTCTGCTCGTGTTTGTGCCGCTGGCCATTCTGGGCGAATTGCTGCACTGGAACCCGCTGCTCGTGTTCGCGCTGTCGGCCCTGGGGGTTGTACCGCTGGCCGGGCTGTTAGGTGAAGCCACAGAGCACCTGGTGGTGCATACCGGGCCGCGCGTGGGCGGTTTGCTCAACGCCACGTTGGGCAATGCCGCTGAACTGATCATTACCATCTTCGCCCTGCGCGCCGGACTGTTTGACCTGGTCAAGGCTTCGATTACCGGCTCGATCATCGGCAACATGCTGCTCATCATGGGCCTTAGCCTGATGGTGGGCGGACTCAAACACGGCCATCAGCGCTTCAACCGCAGCCTGGCCGGGGTCAACGCCACGCAGCTTTTGCTGGCCACGGCCGCGCTGGCGATTCCATCGCTCTTCGCATTCAGCACCGATCAGGCCCACCCCCTGTCGGTGGACGCGCTCAGCCTCTGGATGGCCGTCGTGATGATCGTCCTTTATCTCTCCGGCGTTCTGTTCAGCTTCCGCCAGAAAGATGAAGGCCATGACCAGCACGATCAGCACAACGGGCCGGTCTGGAGAGTGCGCACCTCGCTGCTGGTCCTGACCGTCGCCACGGTTTTCATCGCCTGGCTGAGCGAAATCCTGGTAGGCGCGGTGGAGCCAACGGTGGCAGTCCTGGGCGTGTCCGAGTTCTTCCTGGGCATCATCATCATCCCGCTCGTGGGCAACATCGCCGAACACCTGGTGGCGGTGCAGGTCGCGTTCAAGAACCAGATGGACCTCAGCCTGGGCATTTCCGTCGGCTCCAGTTTGCAGATTGCGCTTTTCGTGGCGCCCATCCTGGTCTTCATCAGCCTGCTCTTCGGCAATGAGCTGACCCTCGTCTTCAACGCGTTCGAGATCATCACGCTGTTCGCGGCCGCGCTGATCGCGGCCTTCGTCTCGCTCGATGGAGAATCGAACTGGCTGGAGGGCGCACAGCTCCTGGCGCTCTACATCATCGTCGCCCTGGCCTTCTTCTTCCTGCCGTGAGGTAAACCCATCGTAGGTCATGCCTCCGGCGTGACGACGCCGTCGGCCAGGCTTCGGATTAAAACCAGGTCTTCCAATCTGCGCCCAGCGCGCCGCGGCTGCGTGACCCCGCCTGGCTCTGACTGCACGGACAGGTGCGCGGGCCTTGCAGGGCCGTCACAATACCCGGCAGTGCCTCCAACACACGGCGCAAGGCCAGGCGAAATTCGCCGCTGTGCTCGCCGCTGAGGGCCGACTGACCGCCGCCATGACCCACGCCCGGCAGGTGATCGGCGCCCGGCTCCACCACCGTGGTCAAGCCAACGAAGCACATCTCCAGCTCCTTGGCCAAAATGACCTCCGGCACCAGGTTGAGACCCAGGATGTCGGCGCCCCAGGCCCGAAACAGGCGCGCCTCGGCCGCAGTTTCGCGGCGCGGACCGTCGAAGCCCAGGTAAGTGCCCACGGTCGCGGCCTCCGGCAGCGCGTGCAGCAGCGCCTGGCGGCACTGCGGACAAAAGGCCGGCATCTGCGCCAGGTAGCCCAGGCCGCGACGCTCGAAAAAGGTGGTCGGCTGATGGCGCGTCCAATCAATGAAGTCGTCCGGCACGAGCAGGCTGCCCCGGTGCAGCAGCGGGTTGAGACCGATGACCGCGTCCCAACCGATCAGCCGCGTGATGCCCACGTCTTTGGCAGCCCACAACGTGGCCCGCGGGTCGGTGCGGTCAGGCAAACCGGAATAGGGCAGTACGAGGACCTGGTCGCGGCGGGCAAATGGCCCGGCCGGGCCGTAGGGCGTCTGCACCGTGAACTCATCACGCACCGCGCCCAGCATGTCCAAGGCCGGCGGCGGCAAGATGACGCCGATCAGAAGGAGAATATCGCTCATGCCGATTATGATAACACGTTTGGCAGGGGAGAGCAACTCATCATGCTTGGCGATGCTGGCGCTTCGTGCTATACTTGCCGCCGCAATCCAGTACACGGAGACATCATGCACAGATCGAGCCATGCCACCTGGCCCTTGCTTCGCTTACTCACCCTGGTCATTCTGCTCAGTTCCTGTATTCAACCCGCTCAGCCGGTCACGACGCCTGACCGACCGCTGCTGACCCCAACCGCCGCCAGCATCGCGCCGACGCCGACTCCAGCGGTGACGCCCACCCCGGCCGCGGCGCCTGCCTCTCGCCCCAACATCCTCTTCATCGTCGCCGATGACCTGGACGCCGCCAGTGTGAGCGCCATGCCGCAGGTGCAGGCTCTGCTGCGAGGGCAGGGGCTGACGTTCACCCAGGCGTTCGTCACCAATTCGGTCTGTTGCCCCTCGCGCACCACGTTTCTGCGCGGTCAGTACACGCACAGCCATCATATCTACACCAACCGCGCGCCCGATGGCGGCTTTGAGTTGGTCTATCAGCTCGGGTTGGAGCAGTCCACAGTGGCTACCTGGCTGCACGATGCTGGCTACCGCACCGCCCTGTTTGGCAAATATCTCAACAACTACCCGGAGACGGCCAGCGAGACCTATATGCCGCCGGGCTGGGACGAGTGGTATGCGACGGTGCGCAACGGCCCCTATCAGTTCTTCGACTATGATCTCAACGAGAATGGGGCCATCGTGCATCACGGCACGGCGCCGGAGGACTACCTGACCGATGTGCTGGGCCGGCAGGCCACCAGCTTCATCACGCGCAGCGTCGCGTTGGCGCAGGAGATGCCCCAGGGCGCACCCTTTTTCGTCTACCTGGCGCCCTATGCGCCGCACAAGCCGTCCACGCCGGCGCCGCGTCATGCACGCCTCTTCGCCAATGTGCAGGCGCCGCAAGGCCCCTCCTTCGACGAGGAGGATGTCAGCGACAAGCCGGCCTGGGTCAGTACACGACGGCGCCTCAACCGCAGCGACCTGACCGAAATTGACCGCGAGTATCGCAACCGCCTGCGCTCGCTGCAGGCCGTTGACGAGATGGTCGCCAGCCTCATCGGCGCCTTACAGGCCAGCGGGGCCATCTCCAACACCTACCTCTTTTTTACGTCGGACAATGGCTATCACCAGGGACAACACCGCCTGCCGGCCGGCAAGACCACCGCGTATGAGGAAGACATTCGCGTGCCGTTGTTTGTGATTGGGCCGGGCGTGCCCGCGGGTGCAAGTCGCGCTCATCTGACGCTCAACACCGACCTCGCGCCCACCTTCGCCGCCCTGGCCGGCGTCGTCCCACCCGCCTTCGTCGAAGGGCGTTCCCTGCTTCCGCTGTTGGCATCCGATCCGCCGGCTGTGGAGGACTGGCGCGCCTGTGTCCTCATCGAACATAAGACCCTGGAGATTGGCGATCCGCCCACCTATGAGGCTTTGCGCACGCCGCAGTTTTTGTATGTGGAGTACACCACCGGCGAGCACGAGTTCTACGACCTGATCCTCGACCCGCACGAACTGGAAAACCGTTACGCAAGCGCCGATGTCGGCCTGCTGCGCGGGCTGCATCAGCAGTTGAGCGCGCTGCGGCAGTGCCAGGGCGCCGCGTGTGGGCCGCTGGAAGATGCACCGCTGCTGGCGCAAAGCTGGTATTTCCCGGTCATTGCCTCCCAGCAAACGGGCAAGTTACCCAGTCAATCAGCCTGGGTCAATCTCGGTCCGCTGCGGGCATTCAAGCAGATCTGGCTCGGAGAACTGGAATAATCATGCACCTCGAAGAACTGTTCCTGCTGCGCCCGGACATGACGTTTCTCAATCATGGCTCCTTTGGCGCGTGCCCGCGACCCGTGTTCGCGGCCTATCAGGCCTGGCAACGCCAGCTTGAAGCGCAGCCGGTGGAATTCCTGGGGCGACGTTTCAACGGGCTGATGGCGCAGGCGCGCGCCCGCCTGGCCGCGTACGTGGGCGCGGGCGCAGATGACCTCGTCTTCGTGCCCAACGCCACCACCGGCATCAACATCGTGGCGCGCAGCCTGGCCCTGGCGCCGGGCGATGAGGTGCTGGCGACCGATCACGAGTACGGCGCCATGGATCGCACCTGGCGGCTGCTGTGTCGCAAACAGGGCGCCATCTACCGCAACGCCCCGATCACCCTGCCAACGACCACG
This genomic window from Candidatus Amarolinea dominans contains:
- a CDS encoding tetratricopeptide repeat protein — its product is MYIDRRRRKRRSPLLLLVGLILLVGAAYAINQQTGLIELRNPLVPPEPTPTPTRSALSFLADAESLYANGQIVEASEAYAAVAALEPENDEALRWQAKLEALRGHAGKAVALAQKAVEINPQSAQNLAVLSMAQDWNKQYDEALQTALEALDNDPNLAEAHAYLAEIYIDKGIWALALEAAQTAVKLDEKSIEGWRNLGYVLDQQGRREEALTAYQKAIDLHPKLGYLYVGKGWVYLALSDYEKALAEFQRAVNVNPKSADGYDALGWGHILAGAPDRAVISLERALQVDPEYGPAYGHLAVAYYLRRNYEKAVEYFERAIALNQATTEYYYELGLSYLYKEPEDCQNAVPWLRKALDINPEIPQARQGLDYCARKK
- the cax gene encoding calcium/proton exchanger — its product is MKYLKILLVFVPLAILGELLHWNPLLVFALSALGVVPLAGLLGEATEHLVVHTGPRVGGLLNATLGNAAELIITIFALRAGLFDLVKASITGSIIGNMLLIMGLSLMVGGLKHGHQRFNRSLAGVNATQLLLATAALAIPSLFAFSTDQAHPLSVDALSLWMAVVMIVLYLSGVLFSFRQKDEGHDQHDQHNGPVWRVRTSLLVLTVATVFIAWLSEILVGAVEPTVAVLGVSEFFLGIIIIPLVGNIAEHLVAVQVAFKNQMDLSLGISVGSSLQIALFVAPILVFISLLFGNELTLVFNAFEIITLFAAALIAAFVSLDGESNWLEGAQLLALYIIVALAFFFLP
- a CDS encoding amino acid ABC transporter ATP-binding protein; translation: MSQSTEGTHDPIIVCRDVHKWYGQFHVLRGINMEVSKGEVIVIFGPSGSGKSTFIRTLNRLEEHQRGQIAIDGVELTHDVRNIERIRSDTGMVFQQFNLFPHLTVLDNVALAPVWVRRWPRAKAEETAMQLLVRVGIPDQARKFPGQLSGGQQQRVAIARALAMQPKIMLFDEPTSALDPEMIKEVLDVMVELARSGMTMLVVTHEMGFARAVANRMFFFDNGQIVESGTPADIFNHPTEDRTKLFLSQILSH
- a CDS encoding sulfatase, which produces MHRSSHATWPLLRLLTLVILLSSCIQPAQPVTTPDRPLLTPTAASIAPTPTPAVTPTPAAAPASRPNILFIVADDLDAASVSAMPQVQALLRGQGLTFTQAFVTNSVCCPSRTTFLRGQYTHSHHIYTNRAPDGGFELVYQLGLEQSTVATWLHDAGYRTALFGKYLNNYPETASETYMPPGWDEWYATVRNGPYQFFDYDLNENGAIVHHGTAPEDYLTDVLGRQATSFITRSVALAQEMPQGAPFFVYLAPYAPHKPSTPAPRHARLFANVQAPQGPSFDEEDVSDKPAWVSTRRRLNRSDLTEIDREYRNRLRSLQAVDEMVASLIGALQASGAISNTYLFFTSDNGYHQGQHRLPAGKTTAYEEDIRVPLFVIGPGVPAGASRAHLTLNTDLAPTFAALAGVVPPAFVEGRSLLPLLASDPPAVEDWRACVLIEHKTLEIGDPPTYEALRTPQFLYVEYTTGEHEFYDLILDPHELENRYASADVGLLRGLHQQLSALRQCQGAACGPLEDAPLLAQSWYFPVIASQQTGKLPSQSAWVNLGPLRAFKQIWLGELE